From a region of the Chlamydomonas reinhardtii strain CC-503 cw92 mt+ chromosome 12, whole genome shotgun sequence genome:
- a CDS encoding ribosomal protein S27 isoform A → MVLSSDIDLLNPPAELEKTKHKRKRLVQSPNSFFMDVKCQGCFNITTVFSHSQTVVMCGSCSSVLCTPTGGRARLTEGCSFRRKSD, encoded by the exons ATG GTGCTCTCCAGTGATATCGATCTTCTGAACCCTCCAGCTGAGCTGGAGAAGACGAAGCACAAGCGGAAGCGCCTTGTGCAGAGCCCCAACTCG ttCTTCATGGACGTCAAGTGCCAGGGCTGCTTCAACAT CACCACCGTCTTCTCTCACAGCCAGACGGTCGTCATGTGCGGGAGCTGCTCGTCTGTTCTGTGCACCCCTACcggtggccgcgcccgcctgaccGAGG GCTGCTCTTTCCGCCGGAAGAGCGACTAA